In one Chitinophaga sancti genomic region, the following are encoded:
- a CDS encoding CobW C-terminal domain-containing protein: MNVFASNTTYNDDRPFAWMLLTERSGIIRSKGLFWLAFQPDDAINRNQAGGSLRAEKAGAYLIKSGFPGLQRENRRNREFGDSYNELVIIGRDIDLIT; encoded by the coding sequence TTGAATGTATTTGCATCAAACACCACATATAATGATGACAGACCGTTTGCCTGGATGCTGTTAACAGAGCGCTCCGGTATCATTCGCAGCAAGGGTCTTTTCTGGCTTGCCTTTCAGCCGGATGATGCCATTAACCGGAACCAGGCAGGAGGTAGTCTGCGTGCAGAAAAAGCCGGTGCATACCTTATAAAGAGCGGGTTTCCTGGATTACAAAGAGAGAATAGAAGGAATAGAGAATTTGGAGACAGCTACAATGAACTGGTGATCATTGGCAGGGACATAGATTTAATTACATAA
- a CDS encoding RNA polymerase sigma factor — translation MKNLTDAELLSLVQQENDEKAFAILVLRYNVALYKYIYTRVRSEDDSKDILQEILISCWNNRYNMQQPDKIFHYMCRAAYYAVIDWQIAHKKILARQAILLEKDEPSTFPVENQMIAGEMRKKVDTEVAKMNDTMRKVFISSRWESKSIREIAQEYGLSEQTVKNTISLALKRIRLRLQTDHWLSVYMLLTLCLQFLNGTAPMN, via the coding sequence ATGAAGAATTTAACCGATGCGGAATTATTATCCTTAGTTCAGCAGGAGAATGATGAGAAAGCGTTTGCCATTCTTGTATTACGTTACAATGTAGCATTGTATAAGTATATCTATACCCGCGTGCGGTCAGAAGATGACTCCAAAGATATTTTGCAGGAAATACTGATCTCCTGCTGGAATAACCGGTACAACATGCAGCAGCCGGACAAGATCTTCCACTACATGTGCCGGGCCGCTTACTATGCTGTCATTGACTGGCAGATTGCGCATAAGAAAATATTAGCGCGGCAGGCCATCCTCCTCGAAAAAGACGAACCCAGTACCTTCCCCGTCGAGAACCAAATGATAGCCGGCGAGATGCGGAAAAAGGTAGATACTGAAGTGGCAAAGATGAATGATACCATGCGCAAAGTGTTCATCTCCAGTCGCTGGGAATCCAAGTCTATCCGCGAAATAGCCCAGGAATACGGCCTTTCCGAGCAGACCGTAAAAAATACCATCTCATTGGCACTCAAACGAATCCGCCTCCGTTTACAAACTGACCATTGGTTATCTGTTTACATGCTGTTAACATTGTGTTTACAATTCCTTAACGGTACCGCCCCTATGAATTAG
- a CDS encoding S8 family peptidase: MKPIYPILFLLALTACSRKDSIPTIQNSNPDTLIPKSVINDFIAQKLGEEDHFEWAMANDSLLWSALVQSDSVLSIGYNSGDREKVLQVVKSHEAALIFPFKEGKLPFVNLKVSNFATIKALRTFVRYADPIGYGAYSGENARPTSSLLNFGCGSNTAETGLVAGTDYTDIAPAAKQSWNYSYHHIPEAWQSSTGENIKVMIIDTGISDDQENLGTAFNQGSSSGRSITRAVTYSGGTTNDECGHGTSMAGALAGPRGTDGNTAGIAYNCNLLMVHAAENVVILSSKSVNGVTDAYVMGGDDPDVKIISMSMGTIFNLGQIKDAIAYADSKQKLMFCAAGTSFSFFASFVGVIFPANQPQVHAVTGVKDNLTTRCDDCHEGSKVDFTIVMEKASTGLHPLSLAMSGNVPSTVGGSSVATASCSGIAALIWSKYPSYPRDSILSKMRRAASYPVTRNSTFGWGVVDVATALAL; this comes from the coding sequence ATGAAACCCATTTACCCCATCCTGTTCCTGCTGGCACTAACAGCCTGCTCCCGGAAGGATTCCATCCCCACTATCCAAAATTCCAATCCTGACACCCTCATCCCCAAATCGGTGATCAATGATTTTATCGCGCAAAAGCTCGGGGAAGAAGATCATTTCGAATGGGCTATGGCGAACGACAGCCTGCTCTGGAGTGCATTGGTGCAGTCAGACAGCGTACTTAGTATTGGCTATAACAGCGGAGACAGGGAGAAAGTACTGCAAGTGGTAAAGTCGCACGAAGCTGCGCTGATCTTCCCATTTAAAGAAGGTAAACTGCCTTTTGTAAACCTGAAAGTAAGCAATTTCGCTACGATCAAGGCTTTGAGAACATTTGTGCGCTATGCAGACCCGATAGGCTATGGTGCTTACAGCGGGGAAAACGCAAGGCCTACCAGTAGTTTACTGAATTTCGGTTGTGGCAGCAATACCGCGGAAACCGGCCTGGTAGCAGGTACCGATTACACCGACATTGCGCCGGCTGCCAAACAATCCTGGAACTACTCGTACCACCACATCCCGGAGGCCTGGCAGTCCTCGACAGGCGAGAACATCAAAGTTATGATTATCGACACAGGCATCAGTGATGACCAGGAAAACCTGGGAACTGCATTCAACCAGGGTTCCTCTTCAGGCAGAAGCATCACCAGGGCGGTGACCTATTCCGGCGGCACCACGAACGACGAATGCGGCCATGGCACCAGTATGGCAGGCGCCCTGGCGGGTCCGCGTGGTACCGATGGCAACACTGCCGGTATTGCTTACAATTGCAACCTGCTCATGGTGCATGCGGCAGAAAATGTCGTAATCCTTTCTTCAAAATCAGTAAACGGGGTGACAGATGCCTATGTCATGGGTGGCGATGATCCGGATGTTAAGATCATCAGTATGAGCATGGGCACCATCTTCAATTTGGGCCAGATCAAGGATGCCATTGCCTATGCAGATAGTAAACAGAAACTGATGTTCTGTGCGGCAGGTACCTCGTTTTCATTTTTTGCAAGCTTTGTCGGTGTGATCTTCCCGGCCAATCAACCACAGGTACATGCGGTGACCGGCGTGAAAGATAACCTGACCACCCGTTGCGATGACTGCCATGAAGGGAGCAAAGTGGATTTCACGATCGTGATGGAAAAAGCCAGTACCGGCCTGCATCCTTTGAGCCTTGCGATGAGTGGAAATGTGCCTTCTACCGTAGGCGGTTCTTCTGTAGCCACTGCCAGTTGTTCCGGTATTGCTGCGCTGATCTGGAGCAAGTATCCTTCTTATCCCAGGGATAGCATCCTCAGTAAAATGCGCAGAGCAGCCTCCTACCCTGTTACACGGAACAGCACCTTTGGCTGGGGTGTGGTGGACGTAGCCACCGCCTTAGCGCTTTAA
- a CDS encoding SusC/RagA family TonB-linked outer membrane protein: MTRRAYLLLILLTCHVLGFANELRNRITVQVRDTRISLDVKNTPLRKVFLLIESQTGLSIAYNATHVADNQLISYKAAATPLSAVLQDLLKGYEGAVKQVDDSHIFLKVEKIKDVPVVMTAAATAPASVTISGVVTDENNQPIPGVSIHEKTNKVNATTDENGKYSIKVNIGDVLVFSFIGFAPQEVTVRAENSLNVRLKAQNSQLQEVVAIGYQSVRKSDLTGAVSSVKASEMNLTSPTIGQAIVGKVAGVQVSQVSGAPYKSTRIRVRGVGSMRASSDPLYVVDGYPQDVDVFINPEDIETIDILKDAASAAIYGSRASGGVVMITTKRGKSNSRGKLEYSYTTGVNQVSKKVKVMNSDQFLQLMVDGRNGTYRDLIEKAGNYTWNDNMNSDDNLTRNTKAPGNANSTNIDPRYYDFATQKVIPSKYNTDWQDLIYRNAFYGRHNLAFSGGSENIRYYVSGGYQDQDGVVLNTGVKKINLRMNLDATINPRLKAGVNLSYTNNQNRELSEGRWDHNPIMTALLMPPSAQAFDSSGNPLKYEIASRSTSYGYNSFENPVALAKEINITRLGNRSNYNAYAIYTILPELTVKANIGMMSYSEKYNMYYPTSLSSGASAPYSDNAKLAAYGIAQNQGTIDQLAEFILNYNKHIGKHNIGALAGYSAQMNKTDYVKVTAKGFQDDRIQEITAKGALGTDFSLTDAYRSTYTMMSYFGRVSYSYAEKYFLTGSMRTDGSSRFGPQKKWGYFPSISAGWTVSNESFYHNWLGEQSTLKFRASWGLSGNNNIGNYRTMQTMASPTGTVFGTGSVNTAYYPGGLQDQRLGWESTSQFNTGLDIGLLKGRLNIIANYYNSKSYNLLFQQSISAISGSTEILTNLRHSKIRNRGVDLQVDARVIDAKKFHLGMSGNISINKNKVLDMGGGSTIISAGAERSYKTHITQEGQPVGMFYGFQVERVARESDVGKVAESSANSTKLRAGDLIFKDVNKDGVVNDNDKTVIGTPYAKFTYGFAITASYQQFSFSSSFNGAYGNKVLDGQDYYLYNMEGSGNQYADAAGHYVNEANPGNGHVFRASRGGTQSNSTRLSTFYLQDGSFFRCTNATLGYDIKSALLKNRLGLSSARVFASVDNLFTISKYKGYNPEVDYNDGYNLTPGVDYGKYPLVRAYNVGVKVGF, from the coding sequence ATGACGCGCCGGGCCTACCTGCTGCTCATATTATTGACTTGTCATGTTTTAGGGTTTGCCAACGAACTGCGGAACCGGATTACCGTGCAGGTTCGTGACACCCGTATTAGTTTAGACGTTAAAAACACACCACTTCGAAAAGTATTTTTACTCATTGAATCACAAACCGGCCTCTCCATTGCTTACAATGCTACGCATGTGGCAGACAATCAGTTGATCAGCTACAAAGCTGCTGCCACCCCATTATCTGCCGTTTTACAAGACCTGCTGAAAGGCTATGAAGGTGCGGTGAAACAGGTAGATGACAGCCACATTTTCCTGAAAGTGGAAAAGATCAAAGACGTACCTGTAGTGATGACAGCGGCGGCTACTGCGCCAGCTTCGGTGACTATATCAGGTGTGGTGACTGACGAAAACAACCAGCCTATTCCGGGTGTCAGCATCCACGAAAAAACGAATAAGGTAAATGCGACAACTGATGAAAATGGAAAGTATTCCATCAAAGTAAACATCGGTGATGTACTGGTATTTAGCTTCATCGGGTTCGCCCCACAGGAAGTAACCGTGCGTGCTGAAAACAGCCTGAATGTGCGCCTGAAAGCCCAGAACAGCCAGTTGCAGGAAGTGGTGGCCATCGGTTACCAGTCTGTGAGAAAAAGCGATCTGACAGGCGCCGTATCCAGTGTGAAAGCCAGCGAAATGAACCTGACTTCTCCAACCATCGGGCAGGCCATCGTCGGTAAGGTTGCAGGTGTACAGGTTTCACAGGTGAGTGGTGCGCCATACAAGAGCACCAGGATCCGTGTACGTGGTGTGGGTTCTATGCGTGCCAGCTCTGATCCGCTGTATGTGGTAGACGGTTACCCGCAGGATGTAGATGTATTTATCAACCCCGAAGATATTGAAACCATCGACATTCTCAAGGATGCGGCTTCTGCTGCCATCTATGGTTCCCGCGCATCCGGTGGGGTGGTAATGATCACTACCAAAAGAGGGAAATCAAACTCCAGGGGCAAACTGGAATACAGCTATACGACCGGCGTCAACCAGGTATCAAAGAAAGTGAAGGTGATGAACAGCGATCAGTTCCTGCAACTGATGGTAGATGGCCGGAATGGTACCTACAGGGACCTGATTGAAAAAGCTGGTAACTACACCTGGAATGATAACATGAACAGCGATGACAACCTGACCCGTAATACAAAGGCACCAGGTAATGCTAACTCCACGAATATCGATCCCCGCTATTATGACTTTGCCACGCAAAAGGTCATCCCTTCCAAATATAATACGGACTGGCAGGACCTGATCTACAGGAATGCCTTCTATGGCCGTCATAACTTAGCTTTCTCCGGTGGTAGTGAAAATATCAGGTATTACGTGAGTGGTGGTTACCAGGACCAGGATGGAGTGGTATTGAATACAGGCGTGAAAAAGATCAACCTGCGCATGAACCTGGATGCGACTATCAACCCCAGGTTGAAAGCGGGGGTGAACCTTTCTTATACCAACAACCAGAACCGTGAACTGAGTGAGGGCCGCTGGGATCACAACCCGATCATGACGGCTTTACTGATGCCCCCAAGTGCACAGGCTTTCGATTCCAGCGGGAACCCGCTGAAGTATGAGATCGCATCCAGATCTACCTCTTATGGTTACAACAGTTTCGAAAACCCGGTTGCACTGGCCAAAGAAATTAACATCACCCGCCTGGGCAACCGTAGTAACTACAACGCCTACGCGATTTATACCATCCTGCCGGAGCTGACGGTGAAAGCGAATATTGGTATGATGAGTTATTCTGAGAAGTATAACATGTATTATCCTACCAGTCTGAGTAGCGGCGCAAGTGCACCGTATTCTGACAATGCAAAGCTGGCTGCTTATGGCATCGCACAGAACCAGGGTACCATTGACCAGCTGGCAGAGTTTATCCTGAACTATAACAAGCATATTGGTAAGCATAATATCGGTGCACTGGCAGGTTATTCTGCACAGATGAACAAGACTGATTATGTAAAGGTAACGGCGAAAGGATTCCAGGATGACCGGATCCAGGAAATTACAGCAAAAGGTGCGCTGGGTACAGATTTTTCCCTGACAGATGCGTATCGGTCCACTTATACGATGATGTCCTATTTTGGTCGTGTCAGCTACAGCTATGCAGAAAAATATTTCCTGACAGGATCTATGCGTACAGATGGTTCTTCCCGTTTCGGTCCTCAAAAGAAGTGGGGTTATTTCCCATCCATTTCTGCCGGCTGGACGGTCAGCAATGAATCATTCTATCATAACTGGCTGGGTGAACAGTCTACCCTGAAATTCCGTGCCAGCTGGGGTTTAAGTGGTAATAACAATATCGGTAATTATCGTACGATGCAGACCATGGCTTCGCCTACAGGTACTGTATTCGGCACAGGATCTGTGAACACCGCTTACTACCCGGGTGGCTTGCAGGACCAGAGACTGGGCTGGGAATCTACTTCCCAGTTTAACACAGGCCTGGATATCGGGCTCCTGAAAGGTCGTTTGAACATCATTGCCAACTATTATAATTCTAAATCCTACAACCTGTTATTCCAACAATCTATTTCTGCCATCTCCGGTTCTACTGAGATCCTGACCAACCTGCGTCATTCAAAGATCCGTAACAGGGGGGTAGACCTCCAGGTAGATGCACGGGTAATCGATGCTAAGAAATTTCACCTGGGTATGAGTGGTAATATCTCTATCAATAAGAATAAGGTACTGGATATGGGTGGTGGTAGTACCATCATCTCTGCTGGTGCGGAACGTTCTTATAAAACACATATTACACAGGAAGGTCAGCCGGTTGGTATGTTCTACGGTTTCCAGGTAGAACGCGTAGCGAGAGAAAGCGATGTGGGTAAGGTAGCGGAATCTTCTGCTAACTCTACCAAACTGAGAGCGGGTGACCTGATCTTTAAAGATGTAAACAAAGATGGTGTGGTGAATGATAATGACAAGACCGTGATCGGTACGCCGTATGCGAAGTTTACCTATGGTTTTGCAATCACTGCCAGTTATCAGCAATTCTCCTTCTCTTCTTCCTTCAATGGCGCTTATGGCAACAAGGTACTGGATGGACAGGATTATTACCTGTACAACATGGAGGGGTCCGGTAACCAGTATGCGGATGCAGCTGGTCACTATGTAAACGAAGCGAATCCGGGCAACGGGCATGTGTTCCGTGCATCAAGAGGGGGTACCCAGAGTAACAGTACCCGCCTGTCTACTTTCTACCTGCAGGATGGTTCCTTCTTCCGTTGCACCAATGCCACACTGGGGTATGATATTAAGTCAGCCCTGCTGAAAAACCGCTTAGGGCTGAGCAGTGCAAGAGTATTTGCCAGTGTAGACAACCTGTTTACTATTTCTAAATATAAAGGTTACAATCCTGAAGTGGATTACAATGATGGTTACAACCTGACGCCAGGTGTTGACTATGGTAAGTATCCCCTGGTACGTGCTTATAATGTAGGTGTGAAGGTAGGCTTCTGA
- a CDS encoding sensor histidine kinase: MKLKRVFFDGSIYGLVTYFTIRLLLDTVTRMKFWERSWQLNTMEIGVCVIAGWLFVVGQDYLFRYFDAHWAHEFTRKRILKELGVVTVFMLLMQNVLILPIPIFTDDGLQWFDFADVNVIPLLYGYIYYGLKRSNAFLQAYVDNRLKLEKVMNDQLQAELKFLKAQLHPHFLFNALNTIYFQMDEDVSAAKKSVELFSSLIRYQLYDQQQTVPVRQELDYLESFISLQQLRASEKLSLQVSFDPALQEQVIYPLLFFPLVENAFKYVGGEYRLKIKAFLNDSGIVFEAANDIPPVITRTGGIGLENLQRRLELLYPGKHRLEIAQLDSEFKVRLELL, translated from the coding sequence ATGAAACTGAAAAGGGTCTTTTTTGACGGGAGCATCTACGGTCTTGTGACCTACTTCACGATCCGCCTGCTGCTGGATACGGTGACACGTATGAAGTTCTGGGAACGTAGCTGGCAGTTAAACACCATGGAGATTGGAGTATGTGTCATTGCAGGCTGGTTATTCGTGGTAGGGCAGGATTACCTGTTCCGGTACTTTGATGCCCATTGGGCTCATGAATTTACCCGGAAACGGATCCTGAAGGAATTGGGCGTGGTGACCGTCTTCATGCTGCTGATGCAGAATGTGCTGATCCTTCCCATCCCTATCTTTACGGATGATGGCTTGCAATGGTTCGATTTTGCTGATGTGAACGTGATCCCTTTGTTGTACGGATACATTTATTATGGCCTGAAAAGAAGCAATGCCTTCCTGCAGGCCTATGTAGACAACCGGCTGAAACTGGAGAAGGTCATGAACGACCAGTTACAGGCAGAACTCAAATTCCTGAAAGCACAATTGCATCCGCATTTCCTGTTCAATGCGCTCAATACGATCTATTTCCAGATGGATGAGGATGTAAGTGCGGCAAAGAAAAGCGTGGAATTGTTTTCTTCACTGATCCGCTACCAGTTGTACGACCAGCAGCAAACCGTGCCTGTCAGGCAGGAGCTGGATTACTTAGAGAGTTTTATCAGTTTACAGCAATTGAGAGCATCTGAGAAATTATCTTTGCAGGTGAGCTTTGACCCGGCACTGCAGGAGCAGGTCATTTACCCCCTCTTGTTCTTCCCCCTGGTGGAAAATGCGTTTAAGTATGTGGGAGGGGAGTACCGTTTGAAAATAAAGGCATTTTTAAACGATTCCGGGATCGTTTTTGAAGCAGCGAATGATATACCACCGGTGATTACCCGAACTGGTGGTATCGGGCTGGAAAACCTGCAAAGACGCCTGGAATTATTATACCCCGGGAAGCATCGCCTGGAAATAGCGCAACTGGATTCCGAATTTAAAGTGAGACTCGAATTATTATGA
- a CDS encoding LytR/AlgR family response regulator transcription factor gives MKISCIVTDDEPFARKGLQGYIEKIDFLELKGLCENAVELNSLLKVQPVDVLFLDIEMPYMTGIELLRNLSKPPKVVFTTAYEKYAVHGYELEVLDYLLKPISFERFLKSANKIYDYFQNQPGSNDYFFVKVDSKLEKIAIKDILFVEAMENYVAIYIPDRKIITHLTLKMLQEHLPATSFVQPHKSYLVAIDKVNSIEGNTLYVGAFQIPISKYQKEETLQRILNNRFLKR, from the coding sequence ATGAAAATATCCTGTATCGTCACCGATGATGAGCCATTTGCAAGGAAGGGATTGCAGGGCTATATTGAGAAAATAGATTTTCTTGAATTGAAAGGCCTGTGTGAAAATGCGGTGGAACTGAATTCCCTGCTGAAAGTACAGCCCGTGGATGTATTGTTTTTGGATATTGAGATGCCTTACATGACGGGGATTGAGTTATTACGGAATTTATCAAAGCCGCCGAAAGTGGTGTTTACGACAGCGTATGAAAAATATGCGGTGCATGGATATGAACTGGAGGTACTGGATTATTTATTAAAGCCCATTTCATTTGAGCGGTTTTTGAAATCGGCGAATAAGATCTATGATTATTTTCAAAACCAGCCAGGCAGCAATGATTACTTCTTTGTAAAGGTAGATAGCAAGCTGGAAAAAATTGCTATTAAGGATATTCTCTTTGTGGAAGCGATGGAGAATTACGTAGCCATTTACATCCCCGACAGGAAAATTATTACCCATCTTACATTAAAGATGTTGCAGGAGCACCTGCCTGCAACATCTTTTGTACAACCACATAAATCTTATTTAGTGGCGATTGATAAAGTAAATAGCATTGAAGGGAATACGCTGTACGTAGGTGCTTTCCAGATCCCCATTTCTAAATACCAGAAGGAGGAAACGCTTCAGCGCATTTTAAATAATCGCTTTTTAAAGCGCTAA
- a CDS encoding FecR family protein: MDTSSDKAAIISLLKKYRAGAATPEEAARIREWFDSFEALQDDPALTDAANDAALEALERMFHPKVKVRVLPRILKIAAVLILVCTAFLFIYKQLHQSPVPITYASLQAGKGARKKITLPDGSIVTINANSELRIPSNFGVNDRVLELTGEAVFDVAKNNAKPFIVRSGNLQTVVLGTSFNVKAYPGDNDVQIAVLTGKVRIEKKAATQTTVLSAGLTKDQVLTYNATKDSLNIGTGKSAEIAAWQNNVFYFEKAGIAEIAAVLERQYNIHITLTGPAKSNCRYTLQLKNETIENAMRLLAELSGITYQIDHNEIKINSASCE, from the coding sequence ATGGACACATCATCAGACAAAGCAGCGATTATATCGCTTTTAAAAAAGTACAGAGCCGGTGCCGCTACACCGGAGGAAGCTGCCCGGATCAGGGAGTGGTTTGATTCTTTCGAAGCATTACAGGATGATCCTGCATTGACAGATGCCGCGAACGACGCTGCCCTGGAGGCTTTGGAACGCATGTTCCACCCGAAGGTAAAGGTGCGTGTTCTACCCCGCATCCTGAAAATAGCCGCTGTATTGATATTGGTATGTACCGCTTTCCTCTTTATATATAAGCAATTACACCAGTCTCCCGTTCCCATTACCTATGCTTCCCTGCAGGCAGGAAAAGGGGCACGCAAAAAAATCACCCTGCCTGATGGGAGTATCGTTACCATCAATGCGAATTCGGAACTCCGCATCCCGTCGAACTTTGGCGTGAATGACCGGGTGCTGGAACTGACCGGTGAGGCAGTGTTTGATGTAGCGAAAAATAATGCAAAGCCATTTATTGTTCGTAGCGGGAACCTCCAAACAGTCGTATTGGGTACCTCCTTTAACGTGAAAGCCTATCCCGGGGATAATGATGTACAGATCGCCGTGCTGACCGGTAAAGTCAGGATCGAGAAAAAAGCAGCCACCCAAACGACTGTGCTCTCCGCCGGCCTTACAAAAGACCAGGTGCTGACCTACAATGCAACAAAAGACTCCTTAAATATAGGTACCGGTAAGTCGGCCGAAATTGCCGCCTGGCAAAACAACGTTTTCTACTTCGAAAAAGCCGGTATTGCGGAAATAGCCGCGGTTTTAGAGCGACAATACAATATCCATATCACCCTGACAGGGCCCGCCAAAAGCAATTGTAGATACACATTACAGTTGAAAAATGAAACGATAGAGAATGCTATGAGACTCCTTGCTGAGCTCTCAGGTATTACTTATCAGATTGATCATAATGAAATTAAAATCAACTCAGCATCATGCGAATAA
- a CDS encoding acyltransferase family protein, translating into MQATPRQAWLDWLRILAIFGVLIFHAAMPFATDLNWHIRNKETSNILLEMNMWLHLFRMPLLFFISGTVSYYMLQSRTAGGFIKLRMTKLFIPLVFGILVIVPPQVYMERLTQGHKGSFLHFYATMFSTGPYPKGNLSWHHLWFILYLVLYDLVCAPLFAWIVANERFRERLAWLAKGKRIYLLTLPGIFVYTAFTLQYPETNAFWGDWAYMAYWLLFLIPGFLCIANPLLMDSLERNRKTTFIIAFLSLIAINVVRWNDLSPWDVLPEWRNDYRTYVFIALQSLCGWAWVLTCIGYGKKKLNRQHPVLPYLNEAVYPFYILHQTVIVILAYYVVKAPDEVTMKYAFIVLVTGAVCMAVFHYFIRPYPLMRWLFGMKKSRKLSA; encoded by the coding sequence ATGCAAGCAACTCCGCGCCAGGCATGGTTAGACTGGCTCCGTATCCTCGCTATTTTCGGGGTTTTGATCTTCCACGCTGCTATGCCTTTTGCCACTGACCTGAACTGGCATATCCGGAATAAAGAAACCAGTAATATCCTGTTGGAGATGAACATGTGGCTGCACCTGTTCCGGATGCCCTTATTGTTCTTTATTTCCGGCACCGTGAGTTATTACATGCTGCAAAGCCGGACTGCCGGCGGGTTTATTAAACTGAGAATGACGAAATTGTTTATTCCCCTGGTTTTTGGGATCCTGGTGATCGTGCCCCCGCAGGTCTATATGGAAAGGCTGACACAGGGGCATAAGGGCTCTTTCCTGCACTTTTATGCGACCATGTTTAGTACCGGGCCTTATCCGAAAGGGAACCTAAGCTGGCACCACCTCTGGTTTATTTTATACCTGGTGTTATATGACCTGGTCTGTGCACCCTTATTTGCATGGATTGTTGCAAATGAACGATTCAGAGAACGGCTTGCCTGGCTGGCCAAAGGGAAGCGTATTTACCTGCTCACCCTACCGGGAATTTTTGTGTATACGGCTTTTACTTTGCAATATCCTGAAACGAATGCTTTCTGGGGTGACTGGGCCTACATGGCTTACTGGCTCCTGTTTTTAATCCCGGGATTCTTATGCATCGCCAATCCCTTATTGATGGATAGCCTGGAGCGGAACAGGAAAACCACTTTTATCATTGCGTTCTTATCTCTTATTGCGATTAACGTGGTTCGCTGGAATGACCTGAGCCCCTGGGATGTATTGCCTGAGTGGCGGAATGATTACCGTACTTATGTATTCATAGCATTGCAATCTCTGTGTGGCTGGGCCTGGGTACTCACCTGTATCGGTTATGGTAAAAAAAAACTCAACAGGCAACATCCGGTGCTCCCTTACCTCAACGAAGCCGTATATCCCTTTTATATTCTTCATCAGACCGTCATCGTTATCCTGGCGTACTATGTCGTAAAAGCACCGGATGAGGTAACGATGAAATATGCGTTTATTGTGCTGGTAACAGGAGCGGTCTGTATGGCGGTCTTTCATTACTTTATCCGGCCTTACCCGCTCATGAGATGGTTATTTGGAATGAAAAAGAGTCGTAAATTATCCGCATGA